A stretch of Zootoca vivipara chromosome 13, rZooViv1.1, whole genome shotgun sequence DNA encodes these proteins:
- the CCDC103 gene encoding coiled-coil domain-containing protein 103, with product MEGAIDFRALEKELEEAIAADEKYQRENEAKFRAVHQKVATYEEFRDIVLASHLKPLEKKDKVGKKRNVLWNSHAVKANSRQESEVQLSQELGQLPKTSAEFYRDWRRCMKNSQQRYQLLLQLGSQNLGRIFQTDLAFGFLGEFLSVFSENTCLKDRDTVLEILESFSGTKRFGLNVELMSEQEKKNCRQLFEKLQRMGADPSNPPDFSHATEEEGMPVTQIHCQADGPTEIKLMELMHLYKVT from the exons ATGGAGGGTGCGATTGACTTCCGTGCTTTGGAGAAAGAGTTGGAAGAAGCTATTGCTGCTGATGAAAAGTACCAGAGAGAGAATGAAGCCAAGTTCCGAGCAGTGCACCAGAAAGTGGCGACTTATGAAGAATTCAG GGATATTGTTTTAGCATCACATTTAAAGCCTCTGGAAAAAAAGGACAaggtggggaagaagagaaatgtGTTGTGGAACTCCCATGCAGTTAAAGCAAACTCCAGACAAGAGAGTGAGGTACAGCTGTCTCAG GAGTTGGGACAGCTGCCCAAGACATCTGCAGAATTCTACAGAGATTGGCGCAGATGCATGAAAAACAGCCAACAGCGCTACCAGCTCCTGCTCCAACTTGGATCCCAAAACCTGGGCCGAATCTTCCAAACAGATCTTGCTTTTGGTTTCCTAGGTGAATTCCTATCAGTGTTCAGTGAAAATACCTGCCTCAAAGACCGGGACACTGTGTTGGAGATTTTGGAGAGTTTTTCAGGAACCAAACGCTTTGGATTGAATGTGGAACTCATGAGTGAGCAAGAGAAGAAAAACTGTCGGCAGTTGTTTGAGAAATTGCAAAGGATGGGGGCTGACCCTAGCAATCCTCCTGACTTTTCACATGCCACGGAGGAGGAAGGTATGCCTGTTACCCAAATCCATTGCCAAGCAGATGGACCAACTGAAATAAAATTGATGGAACTGATGCACCTTTACAAAGTCACCTAA
- the FAM187A gene encoding Ig-like V-type domain-containing protein FAM187A, whose amino-acid sequence MWKLLTQVYHHQMASTGLAGIVIVLGTADVLHAFAIMEKEDVFKKTPCPAFLMFENAAYLADMSFELPCNCKPEEVTSVVWYFQKNMGRHRTKVLTDFDGTLVVDSSHIKRGVDMLRRFSIRMFSLIVFRVQVEDSGHYICGTKKGDFFYGYDVDVQTSKNIAVAFADKDQHPQKDFNRTHFVVFTVFWEWTKCNRCDVRGEQRRVGLCYVQSPYLLRRYRTTIPQMASCGSKSVPKQFRGVPNRKPEVVIRSCMAPCRKKMSSIGEASISDVISKLGEKPWVPDIPIQFHTQSLGTGLIISCPGARPEHAVAWDKDSTRMYLTRFLTGVNKSMRVFIDHGNHLHIRFAQMDDRGIYYCWREGQLVAGFRLAVVYESRHKRSIDDPETQYAIKAIFTSYVFITLLFVSIHIVRCCVYAFRCTSVE is encoded by the coding sequence ATGTGGAAGCTGTTGACCCAAGTGTACCACCATCAAATGGCTTCAACGGGGTTGGCTGGAATTGTGATAGTCCTTGGCACTGCTGATGTTCTCCATGCCTTTGCCATTATGGAGAAGGAGGACGTGTTCAAGAAGACCCCTTGCCCAGCTTTTCTGATGTTTGAAAATGCTGCTTACTTGGCCGACATGAGCTTCGAGTTGCCTTGCAATTGCAAGCCCGAGGAGGTAACTTCTGTGGTTTGGTACTTTCAGAAGAACATGGGCAGGCACAGGACTAAGGTCTTGACAGACTTTGATGGCACTTTGGTTGTGGACTCGAGCCACATCAAGAGAGGCGTTGACATGCTCCGGCGCTTCAGCATCAGGATGTTCAGCCTCATTGTCTTCCGCGTTCaggtggaagattcagggcactaCATTTGTGGCACCAAGAAAGGGGATTTCTTCTATGGCTACGATGTAGACGTGCAGACTTCCAAAAACATAGCTGTTGCCTTTGCAGATAAGGACCAGCACCCACAAAAGGACTTCAACAGAACGCACTTCGTCGTCTTTACCGTCTTCTGGGAATGGACCAAGTGCAATCGCTGCGATGTCAGAGGTGAGCAACGGAGAGTTGGGCTTTGCTATGTGCAGAGCCCTTACCTGCTCAGGCGATACCGTACTACCATACCACAGATGGCTTCCTGCGGCTCCAAGTCTGTCCCAAAGCAGTTTCGGGGGGTTCCGAATAGGAAGCCCGAGGTTGTTATCCGAAGTTGCATGGCACCTTGCAGGAAAAAGATGTCCTCCATAGGAGAGGCATCCATCTCAGATGTCATCTCCAAGCTTGGGGAAAAACCCTGGGTTCCCGACATCCCTATCCAATTCCACACGCAATCCCTTGGCACTGGGTTGATCATATCCTGCCCTGGTGCCAGGCCAGAGCATGCTGTGGCTTGGGACAAAGACTCAACCCGGATGTACCTCACTAGGTTCCTTACAGGGGTCAACAAGAGCATGAGGGTCTTCATTGACCACGGAAACCATCTGCACATACGCTTTGCCCAGATGGATGACAGAGGCATCTACTACTGCTGGCGAGAGGGACAACTGGTGGCTGGCTTTAGGCTCGCTGTTGTGTACGAGAGCCGCCACAAGAGAAGCATTGATGATCCTGAGACACAATACGCCATCAAGGCCATCTTCACAAGCTATGTCTTCATCACCCTCCTCTTTGTCAGCATCCACATTGTCCGCTGCTGTGTTTATGCCTTCAGGTGCACATCTGTGGAATAG